In Ascochyta rabiei chromosome 2, complete sequence, one genomic interval encodes:
- a CDS encoding 60S ribosomal protein L27B: MKFLKVGRVVIITRGRYAGKKCVIISPLDNGTKSHPFPHALVAGVERYPQKVTRRMSKNKQAKKSKVKPFVKQVNYTHIMPTRYTIELENLKGTLTQDTFKEVSQREEAKKTVKKAFEERYTSGKNRWFFTPLQF, encoded by the exons ATGAAGTT CCTCAAGGTCGGACGCGTTGTC ATCATCACCCGCGGTCGCTATGCCGGCAAGAAGTGCGTGATCATCTCGCCCCTCGACAACGGCACCAAGTCGCACCCCTTCCCCCACGCCCTCGTCGCTGGTGTCGAGCGCTACCCCCAGAAGGTCACCCGCCGCATGTCGAAGAACAAGCAGGCCAAGAAGAGCAAGGTCAAGCCTTTCGTCAAGCAGGTCAACT ACACCCACATCATGCCCACCCGCTACACCATCGAGCTTGAGAACCTGAAGGGTACCCTTACCCAGGACACATTCAAGGAGGTCTCGCAAAGGGAGGAGGCTAAGAAGACCGTCAAGAAGGCCTTCGAGGAGCGATACACTTCCGGCAAGAACAGGTGGTTCTTCACACCGCTGCAGTTCTAG